GGTGCGGTACAGCACCGCCTTGCACTCCGGACACTTGGCCCACAGGCCTTCGGGCACCTTCTTGGACGCACCGCTGGTGCGGATGCGGGCAGGGACCAGTCGGGTCAGCCAGTTCATCGGGTTCCTCCTGCGGCATCGATGCCGGCGCGCAGCGCACGCACCTGCTCCACGGCGCCGCTGAGCGCAGCGGGTCCGGTGATGCCGGCGGCAGCGGCGGCTTCGAGTTGTTCGATCACGGCGCTGCCGACCACCACCGCATCGGCAAAGCCGGCGATCCGCGCCGCGGCCTGCGGCGTGCGCACGCCAAAGCCGACGCCGATCGGCAGCGTGGTGTGCGCCTTGAGCGCCTCGACATGTGCCTGCACATCGGCCAGGTCCACCTGCCCGGCGCCGGTCACGCCGCGCACCGACACGTAGTACAAAAAGCCGCTCGCCTGCGCCGCCACGGCCTGCGCCCGCTCGGGCCCGCTGGTCGGCGCCAGCAGGAAGATGCTGTCCAGGCCCGCCGCCTTGAGCGCCGCCGCGTGTTCGGGTTCCTCATCGAACGGCAGGTCCACGGTCAGCACGCCATCCACGCCGGCCGTGGCCGCGGCGGCGGCAAAGCGCGCCACGCCCATCTGCTCGATCGGGTTCAGGTAGCCCATCAGCACCAGCGGCGTGGTGCGATCGGTCTGCCGGAAGGTCTGCACCATGTCCAGCACCCGGCGCAGGTCCATGCCGTGGGCCAGCGCCCGCTCCGAAGCGCGCTGGATCACCGGCCCGTCGGCCATCGGGTCCGAGAACGGCACGCCCAGTTCCAGCACGTCGGCGCCGGCCGCCACCAGGGCGTGCAGCAGGTCGACCGTCAGATCGGGATGCGGATCGCCGGCGGTGACGAAGATCACCAGCCCGGCCCGCTGCGCCTGGCGCAGGGCGGCAAAACGCTCGGCCAGGCGGCTCATACCTGAATGCCCTCGATCGTCGCCACGGTGTGGATGTCCTTGTCGCCGCGGCCTGAAAGATTCACCACGATGCTCTGGTCCGCACGCATGCCAGCCGCCAGCTTGCCGGCATAGGCCAGCGCGTGCGAGGACTCCAGCGCGGGAATGATGCCTTCGGTGCGCGTCAGGTGGTGGAAGGCCGCCAGCGCCTCGTCGTCGCCAACCGTCACGTAGCGCGCCCGACCGCAGTCATGCAGCCAGGCGTGCTCGGGGCCGACGCCGGGGTAGTCCAGGCCGGCCGAGATCGAATGCGTGCTGCCGATCTGGCCGTCCTCGTCCTGGATCAGGTAGGTTCGGTTGCCGTGCAGCACGCCGGGGCTGCCGGCGCTGATCGATGCCGCATGGTGGCCGCTGGCCAGGCCATAGCCGGCCGCCTCGACGCCGTACAGGGCGACGTCGGGGTCGTCGATGAAGGGATGAAAGATGCCGATGGCATTCGAGCCGCCGCCCACGCAGGCCACCACCGCGTCCGGCAGCCGGCCCTCGCGCTCGAGCATCTGCGTGCGCGTCTCGCGGCCGATGATGGCCTGAAAATCGCGCACCATCTGCGGGTAGGGGTGCGGCCCGGCCACGGTGCCGATGATGTAGAAGGTGTTCTCGACGTTGGCCACCCAGTCGCGAAGCGCCTCGTTGAGCGCGTCCTTCAAGGTGCGCGAGCCGCTTTCGACTGCCCGCACCTGCGCGCCCAGCAGGCGCATGCGATACACGTTGGCGCTCTGGCGGCGGATGTCCTCCGCGCCCATGTAGACCACGCACTCGACGCCCAGGCGCGCCGCCACGGTGGCGGTGGCCACGCCGTGCTGGCCGGCGCCGGTCTCGGCGATCACCCGCGTCTTGCCCATGCGCCGGGCCAGCAGGATCTGGCCGACCGTGTTGTTGATCTTGTGCGCGCCGGTGTGGTTCAGGTCCTCGCGCTTGAGGTAAATCCGCGCGCCGCCGACCTCGCGCGTCCAGCGCTGCGCCAGGTACAGCGCCGACGGCCGGCCGACGTAGTCGCGCAGATCCTGTTCCAGTTCGGCCCGAAACGCCGGATCGGCCTGCGCCGTACGGTAGGCGTCTTCGAGTTCCTGCAGCGGCCGCATCAGCGTTTCCGCCACGAAGCGTCCGCCGTAGCGGCCGAAGTAGCCGTGCGCGTCCGGCAGCATGGCGTGGCGCATTTCCTCAGCCATGCGGGCTGTCTCCTTCTCGAACCGCTTGCATGAACATTCCCATCTTTTGCGCGTCCTTGACGCCGGGCGCGCTCTCGACGCCACTGCTGACATCCACTGCCCACGGTCGCAGGCGGCGGATCGCCATCGCCACATTGCCGGCATCCAGGCCGCCGGCCAGCAGCAGCGGCCGCGGCAGACCGGCCGGCACCGCCGCCCAGTCGAAGGTCTGCCCACTGCCCCCCGGCACGCCGGACACGAAGGCGTCCAGCAGCAGGCCGGCCGCGTCGTCGTAGGGCGCCGCGGCGGCGGCCAGATCGGCACCCGGCCTGGCGTGCAGCGCCTTCAGGTAACGCCGGCCGAAACGGCGGCAGTCCGGCGCCGGCTCGGCGCCGTGAAACTGGATCAGGTCCAGCGGCACCTGCGCCAGCAGGTCGCGAATCTCGCCCTCGGCCGCGTCCACGAACAGCCCGACCACGCTCACCAGCGGCGGCAGCGCGGCGACGATGTCGCGCGCCTGGGAGGCCGTCACGTAGCGCGGACTGGCAGGGTGAAACACAAGACCGATGGCGTGCGCCCCGGCGGCAGCGGCAGCCAGGCCATCCTGCGGGCGGGTGATGCCGCAGATTTTAACGCGCGTGGGCATGGATCAGACCGGAAGCAGCGGCTGCGGCGGTTCTAGGCCGAAGTGGGGCGGGTAATGTACCGCCGCCAGGTACAGGCCGGCCGGCGGCGCCGTGCGCCCGGCCAGCGTGCGATCGCGGGTCGCCAGCAGTTCCCCGGCCCAGGCCGGCGGTCGTTTGCCGGTGCCGATGTCCAGCAGCGTGCCGACCAGGTTGCGCACCATGTGGTGCAGGAAGGCGTTGGCAACCACGTCGATCACCAGCCACGGGCCGTGGCGGGTCACATCGAGGCGCGTGATCGTGCGCCAGGGCGAGCGCGACTGGCAGGTGGCGGCCCGAAAGGCGCTGAAATCGTGCTCGCCCAGCAGCTGCCCGGCGGCGACCTGCATGGCCGGCACATCCAGCGGCCGCGGTTCCCAGGCAACGCGCTCATGGCCGACCGCCGGCGCCTGCGGGCGGTTCAGGATCAGGTAACGGTAGTGGCGCGCGATGGCGCTGAAGCGAGCGTGAAACTCATCCGGCACCGGATGCCCGCCCAGGATGCGCACATCGCCCGGCAGGCGGGTGTTGACGCCGCGCAGCCAGGCCCGCTGCGGGCGATCGCTGCGGGTATCAAAATGCACCACCTGCCCGAGCGCGTGCACGCCGGTGTCGGTGCGCCCGGCGGCGACCACCCGGATCGGCTCGTCGGCAACGCTGGACAGGGCCTTTTCGAGCACCGCCTGCACCGACGGGCTGTGCAACTGGACCTGCCAGCCGCAATAGGCGCTGCCGTCGTATTCGACGCTGAGGGCGATCCGCAAAACGGTGGCTGGCGGCCTGCCCTCAGGCGTCCAGGCGGGCCAGCAGAGCGGCAGCCTGCGCCTTCTGAGCCGGCGTGCCCGTGCGCTGGATTTCGTCGTGAATCTGCCGCGCCGACGGGCCGTCCGCCATGCCGACATAGGCCGTCAGCAGGTCGATCTGGGTGTCGACCGGATCACCGAAGCCGCCTTCCGTCGGCTCGACGACGGACGACGAGGTTTCGACCGGTACCGGTTGCGCCACTACCGGCTCGACCCACTCAACCCGGGTCGCCGGCGCTGCGGCGATCCCGGCTGAGCCCGCCGTTGGCACCGCCGCCCCGCTGGGGCTGGTCACGTCGTCGTCGAACAACGGCCTGGGCCGGATCGCCGCGGCCTTGCGCCGCCGCATCCAAAGCAGCAGACCACCCACTCCCAATGCTGCGACGGCCGCCGCCAGATAAGCGCTGGAGCCGCCATCGGCTTCGGCCGCAGCCTCAGCGGGTGCAACCGATGCTGGGACCGCGGGCGAAGCGGGTGAAGCCGGCGTTGCGGAGTCTGCCGCTCCGCCGGCAGCCGCCTGTTCGACCGGCCGATCTGCCGGTTCCGCATTCGGTTCCGCTTTCACCAGCTCGGTCAGGGTCCGGATCTGCGCCTCCATGGCGCTCATGCGTTGTTGCAGGGATTCATTCTGCTGCTGCGCCGCGTCCAGCGCTTCTTCCAGCAACTGCACACGATTGCCGGGCGCCTCGGCGTCTGACGTCGTCACCGCGGCGGCCGATTTGGCGTCCTCGCTGCGCAATACACGCACCTCGGCATCAGGCGTCGGCGCGACCTCACTCGGTGTCGGCAGCGCCGACGACGGCGCCGGCTGCTCGACCGGCGCCTGGGGCGCCGGCGCCGCGGCGACCGGTGGCGTCTGCGGCTCGGCATCGGCTACCGGTGCTCCGCGCAATGCCTGGGCATCCGGGATGCTCAGGCGGCTGCCGGCCTTCAGCCGCGCCGGGTCGCCGTCGATGAAGGCCTGCGGGTTGGCGCGCACGATGCTCGACATCACCGCGTCGAGATCCGTATCGCCGGGACGCACGCGGCGGGCAATGGCCCACAGCGTCGCGCCCGGTGGCACCGGGCCGTAGGCGGCGCCGGCCTTGGGCAGGCCGACGTTGGCGAACGGATTCGGCCGCGGTCGGGGCGCAACCCGCTCCGGAATGGGCGTGACCAGTGGCGACCAGGCGCTGGATGAAGCCGGTGTGGGCGCGACAGTCGTACCGACCGGATCGAGCAGGACGGTGTAATGGCGCGCCACCTGGCCGGTCGGGCTGACGGCCTGGATCACGAAATCGATGTAGGGTTCGCGCACCGGCTCGTGCGAGCTCACCGCAACATAGGACCGGCCATTGCTGCCAACCTTCACGGCAAACCGCAGCATCACACC
This Immundisolibacter cernigliae DNA region includes the following protein-coding sequences:
- a CDS encoding phosphoribosylanthranilate isomerase gives rise to the protein MPTRVKICGITRPQDGLAAAAAGAHAIGLVFHPASPRYVTASQARDIVAALPPLVSVVGLFVDAAEGEIRDLLAQVPLDLIQFHGAEPAPDCRRFGRRYLKALHARPGADLAAAAAPYDDAAGLLLDAFVSGVPGGSGQTFDWAAVPAGLPRPLLLAGGLDAGNVAMAIRRLRPWAVDVSSGVESAPGVKDAQKMGMFMQAVREGDSPHG
- the trpA gene encoding tryptophan synthase subunit alpha translates to MSRLAERFAALRQAQRAGLVIFVTAGDPHPDLTVDLLHALVAAGADVLELGVPFSDPMADGPVIQRASERALAHGMDLRRVLDMVQTFRQTDRTTPLVLMGYLNPIEQMGVARFAAAAATAGVDGVLTVDLPFDEEPEHAAALKAAGLDSIFLLAPTSGPERAQAVAAQASGFLYYVSVRGVTGAGQVDLADVQAHVEALKAHTTLPIGVGFGVRTPQAAARIAGFADAVVVGSAVIEQLEAAAAAGITGPAALSGAVEQVRALRAGIDAAGGTR
- the truA gene encoding tRNA pseudouridine(38-40) synthase TruA; its protein translation is MRIALSVEYDGSAYCGWQVQLHSPSVQAVLEKALSSVADEPIRVVAAGRTDTGVHALGQVVHFDTRSDRPQRAWLRGVNTRLPGDVRILGGHPVPDEFHARFSAIARHYRYLILNRPQAPAVGHERVAWEPRPLDVPAMQVAAGQLLGEHDFSAFRAATCQSRSPWRTITRLDVTRHGPWLVIDVVANAFLHHMVRNLVGTLLDIGTGKRPPAWAGELLATRDRTLAGRTAPPAGLYLAAVHYPPHFGLEPPQPLLPV
- the trpB gene encoding tryptophan synthase subunit beta, translated to MAEEMRHAMLPDAHGYFGRYGGRFVAETLMRPLQELEDAYRTAQADPAFRAELEQDLRDYVGRPSALYLAQRWTREVGGARIYLKREDLNHTGAHKINNTVGQILLARRMGKTRVIAETGAGQHGVATATVAARLGVECVVYMGAEDIRRQSANVYRMRLLGAQVRAVESGSRTLKDALNEALRDWVANVENTFYIIGTVAGPHPYPQMVRDFQAIIGRETRTQMLEREGRLPDAVVACVGGGSNAIGIFHPFIDDPDVALYGVEAAGYGLASGHHAASISAGSPGVLHGNRTYLIQDEDGQIGSTHSISAGLDYPGVGPEHAWLHDCGRARYVTVGDDEALAAFHHLTRTEGIIPALESSHALAYAGKLAAGMRADQSIVVNLSGRGDKDIHTVATIEGIQV
- a CDS encoding FimV family protein; amino-acid sequence: MAKRKRFGRVMAPALLLPLGLAPLGAQALGLGALRVDSALGQPLDARIELVGATPAEAELATISLAPAEVHQRLGIDSALGGVMLRFAVKVGSNGRSYVAVSSHEPVREPYIDFVIQAVSPTGQVARHYTVLLDPVGTTVAPTPASSSAWSPLVTPIPERVAPRPRPNPFANVGLPKAGAAYGPVPPGATLWAIARRVRPGDTDLDAVMSSIVRANPQAFIDGDPARLKAGSRLSIPDAQALRGAPVADAEPQTPPVAAAPAPQAPVEQPAPSSALPTPSEVAPTPDAEVRVLRSEDAKSAAAVTTSDAEAPGNRVQLLEEALDAAQQQNESLQQRMSAMEAQIRTLTELVKAEPNAEPADRPVEQAAAGGAADSATPASPASPAVPASVAPAEAAAEADGGSSAYLAAAVAALGVGGLLLWMRRRKAAAIRPRPLFDDDVTSPSGAAVPTAGSAGIAAAPATRVEWVEPVVAQPVPVETSSSVVEPTEGGFGDPVDTQIDLLTAYVGMADGPSARQIHDEIQRTGTPAQKAQAAALLARLDA